In Papaver somniferum cultivar HN1 chromosome 1, ASM357369v1, whole genome shotgun sequence, a genomic segment contains:
- the LOC113279274 gene encoding vacuolar-processing enzyme-like isoform X1, with protein MISAFRVFSRVFSTTRAIDENVHLRPELQRLSKQVKVFNKADVKRATKGSLIYATNSPAQAKNTAHEVFDQKPERRKKGVRRTMATGSCTGTHPGDGEHNSSLIIDHKPYGDLVANCDADLIYFELKYQNSPEGSEEKAKAWQAYQNILQQRRYFDSSMDLVGEFIFGTTEKASSVMKAARPAEQPLVDDWTCYKTMVGIYAGKCGPLSPYAAKHMFSLANMSNAGVKPETLAKAFDYANSILGKMPLQHVIHEDP; from the exons ATGATTTCTGCGTTTAGGGTTTTCTCTAGGGTGTTTTCTACTACCAGGGCAATTGATGAAAACGTCCATCTGCGTCCAGAGTTGCAGCGTCTTTCCAAACAGGTGAAAGTTTTCAACAAAGCTGAT GTTAAGAGAGCTACCAAAGGCAGCCTAATCTACGCAACAAACTCACCTGCCCAAGCAAAAAATACTGCACATGAAGTATTTGATCAAAAGcctgaaagaagaaaaaaaggg GTGAGAAGAACGATGGCTACAGGATCATGTACTGGAACACATCCAGGCGATGGTGAACATAATTCTTCACTAATAATCGACCATAAACCGTATGGTGATCTTGTTGCTAATTGTGATGCTGATCTCATTTATTTTGAACTAAAG TATCAAAATTCTCCCGAGGGATCTGAAGAGAAAGCTAAAGCTTGGCAGGCATACCAAAATATCTTGCAACAAAGACGTTATTTTGATTCCAGTATGGATCTCGTTGGTGAGTTTATATTTGGAACAACCGAGAAGGCTTCGAGTGTGATGAAAGCTGCAAGGCCTGCTGAACAGCCTCTTGTTGATGACTGGACTTGTTACAAAACAATG GTGGGCATTTATGCGGGAAAATGTGGGCCATTGTCGCCATATGCAGCGAAACATATGTTTAGCTTAGCTAACATGTCCAATGCAGGTGTTAAACCAGAGACTTTGGCTAAAGCCTTTGACTACGCTAATAGCATCCTTGGTAAGATGCCTCTTCAGCACGTAATCCATGAGGACCCGTAA
- the LOC113279274 gene encoding vacuolar-processing enzyme-like isoform X4: MISAFRVFSRVFSTTRAIDENVHLRPELQRLSKQVRRTMATGSCTGTHPGDGEHNSSLIIDHKPYGDLVANCDADLIYFELKYQNSPEGSEEKAKAWQAYQNILQQRRYFDSSMDLVGEFIFGTTEKASSVMKAARPAEQPLVDDWTCYKTMVGIYAGKCGPLSPYAAKHMFSLANMSNAGVKPETLAKAFDYANSILGKMPLQHVIHEDP; the protein is encoded by the exons ATGATTTCTGCGTTTAGGGTTTTCTCTAGGGTGTTTTCTACTACCAGGGCAATTGATGAAAACGTCCATCTGCGTCCAGAGTTGCAGCGTCTTTCCAAACAG GTGAGAAGAACGATGGCTACAGGATCATGTACTGGAACACATCCAGGCGATGGTGAACATAATTCTTCACTAATAATCGACCATAAACCGTATGGTGATCTTGTTGCTAATTGTGATGCTGATCTCATTTATTTTGAACTAAAG TATCAAAATTCTCCCGAGGGATCTGAAGAGAAAGCTAAAGCTTGGCAGGCATACCAAAATATCTTGCAACAAAGACGTTATTTTGATTCCAGTATGGATCTCGTTGGTGAGTTTATATTTGGAACAACCGAGAAGGCTTCGAGTGTGATGAAAGCTGCAAGGCCTGCTGAACAGCCTCTTGTTGATGACTGGACTTGTTACAAAACAATG GTGGGCATTTATGCGGGAAAATGTGGGCCATTGTCGCCATATGCAGCGAAACATATGTTTAGCTTAGCTAACATGTCCAATGCAGGTGTTAAACCAGAGACTTTGGCTAAAGCCTTTGACTACGCTAATAGCATCCTTGGTAAGATGCCTCTTCAGCACGTAATCCATGAGGACCCGTAA
- the LOC113279274 gene encoding vacuolar-processing enzyme-like isoform X2 produces MISAFRVFSRVFSTTRAIDENVHLRPELQRLSKQVKRATKGSLIYATNSPAQAKNTAHEVFDQKPERRKKGVRRTMATGSCTGTHPGDGEHNSSLIIDHKPYGDLVANCDADLIYFELKYQNSPEGSEEKAKAWQAYQNILQQRRYFDSSMDLVGEFIFGTTEKASSVMKAARPAEQPLVDDWTCYKTMVGIYAGKCGPLSPYAAKHMFSLANMSNAGVKPETLAKAFDYANSILGKMPLQHVIHEDP; encoded by the exons ATGATTTCTGCGTTTAGGGTTTTCTCTAGGGTGTTTTCTACTACCAGGGCAATTGATGAAAACGTCCATCTGCGTCCAGAGTTGCAGCGTCTTTCCAAACAG GTTAAGAGAGCTACCAAAGGCAGCCTAATCTACGCAACAAACTCACCTGCCCAAGCAAAAAATACTGCACATGAAGTATTTGATCAAAAGcctgaaagaagaaaaaaaggg GTGAGAAGAACGATGGCTACAGGATCATGTACTGGAACACATCCAGGCGATGGTGAACATAATTCTTCACTAATAATCGACCATAAACCGTATGGTGATCTTGTTGCTAATTGTGATGCTGATCTCATTTATTTTGAACTAAAG TATCAAAATTCTCCCGAGGGATCTGAAGAGAAAGCTAAAGCTTGGCAGGCATACCAAAATATCTTGCAACAAAGACGTTATTTTGATTCCAGTATGGATCTCGTTGGTGAGTTTATATTTGGAACAACCGAGAAGGCTTCGAGTGTGATGAAAGCTGCAAGGCCTGCTGAACAGCCTCTTGTTGATGACTGGACTTGTTACAAAACAATG GTGGGCATTTATGCGGGAAAATGTGGGCCATTGTCGCCATATGCAGCGAAACATATGTTTAGCTTAGCTAACATGTCCAATGCAGGTGTTAAACCAGAGACTTTGGCTAAAGCCTTTGACTACGCTAATAGCATCCTTGGTAAGATGCCTCTTCAGCACGTAATCCATGAGGACCCGTAA
- the LOC113279274 gene encoding vacuolar-processing enzyme-like isoform X3, producing MISAFRVFSRVFSTTRAIDENVHLRPELQRLSKQVKVFNKADVRRTMATGSCTGTHPGDGEHNSSLIIDHKPYGDLVANCDADLIYFELKYQNSPEGSEEKAKAWQAYQNILQQRRYFDSSMDLVGEFIFGTTEKASSVMKAARPAEQPLVDDWTCYKTMVGIYAGKCGPLSPYAAKHMFSLANMSNAGVKPETLAKAFDYANSILGKMPLQHVIHEDP from the exons ATGATTTCTGCGTTTAGGGTTTTCTCTAGGGTGTTTTCTACTACCAGGGCAATTGATGAAAACGTCCATCTGCGTCCAGAGTTGCAGCGTCTTTCCAAACAGGTGAAAGTTTTCAACAAAGCTGAT GTGAGAAGAACGATGGCTACAGGATCATGTACTGGAACACATCCAGGCGATGGTGAACATAATTCTTCACTAATAATCGACCATAAACCGTATGGTGATCTTGTTGCTAATTGTGATGCTGATCTCATTTATTTTGAACTAAAG TATCAAAATTCTCCCGAGGGATCTGAAGAGAAAGCTAAAGCTTGGCAGGCATACCAAAATATCTTGCAACAAAGACGTTATTTTGATTCCAGTATGGATCTCGTTGGTGAGTTTATATTTGGAACAACCGAGAAGGCTTCGAGTGTGATGAAAGCTGCAAGGCCTGCTGAACAGCCTCTTGTTGATGACTGGACTTGTTACAAAACAATG GTGGGCATTTATGCGGGAAAATGTGGGCCATTGTCGCCATATGCAGCGAAACATATGTTTAGCTTAGCTAACATGTCCAATGCAGGTGTTAAACCAGAGACTTTGGCTAAAGCCTTTGACTACGCTAATAGCATCCTTGGTAAGATGCCTCTTCAGCACGTAATCCATGAGGACCCGTAA